The region CAACATCAAGGGACAATTGGTCAAGCGTCTCATCAACAAAGATCTGCCCTTGGGTTCGCATCGTTTCTTTTGGGACGGAAAGGACGAAAACCGGCGCGGTGTGGCATCAGGAATCTACTTCTACAAAATGGAATCCGGCAGATTCAATCAGACCCGTAAGATGATACTGCTCAAATAGGATCAAATCTTCCGGAGGCAAAAATATAAAGCCCTGCGGGCTTGGGAAAGCTGTGGCACAGCATGCCGATGCTGCGGAAAAGCTGGGGTACTGCCTGATATGTTTTTATCCCCCGCTGGATCGGCATCCTGCGCTACAGCAAAGGCAGCCATGATTCCCCGGCTGCCTTTTTATCAAATAGGTCTATTTACTTTTCGGAACGAAGCGAAACTCCACCCTTCTGCTCAGATCTTTGGCATCAGTATCCTGGTTTGGGGCATATTGACCCTTGCCGGCAATGATGATCTTCTCCGGGGGGAATTTTAGCTTTTCAAGCATATAGTTCACCACCGCGGAAGATCTTGCCAGGGACAGTTCCCAATTTGAGGCATATTTATGTTTCAGTTTCGCGCCGATGGGAGTGGTATCGGCAAATCCGGTGATCATGATCTCATAATCATCATCGGAGGGAACGCTTGCTGCAAATTTATTGAGTATCCTAATGGCTTCTAAACTGAGCGTCACGCTGCCGGAAGCAAAGTAGATTTTATCTTCGTAGGTTTTGCCCATCGGCATTTTCTTGAGCTCATCCAGCCGGCGTTGAAGTTCATTCTTTCGCGCAGTTTCGGCATCTAACATTTTCCGCAAACCATTCAAATACGTTTCCATGTCCGCGTATTGGCTGTGCGCGGACTCCGCAGACGAATAAGACTGAAGCATCAGCATTTGATTTTGCAGGATGTCACCCTGGTTTTCGTCATAAGAGCTCTCAAATTTGACGTAATCATCGACAGCCCGCATAAATAGGTCAGTGGCTTTTTTGTCCAAGCCGGTGGCAACAATCGCCTTGGACATGCCGGTGAAACTCTCTTTCATGGTTTTAAGGATTGCCGGTGGCAGGTCTGGTTTCTTGTTGCTTTCCACCTCTTTGATAAACTGCTGGGCGAGCTTGTTGATATTATCAAAGTTTTCTTGGATTTTCACTTCCGCTTGTTTGACCTTGAGGACATGCTGCTGCAGGATTAAGTTGACACCGGAAAGATCTTCCCGGGCTTTGTTCAATTGTTCCTGCAGTAAGGCGAACCGCTCTGCGTTGAACTTCCCTTCATATTGCTTGAGCCGTCTGAACTCTTCAATCTGATTGCTAAATTCATCGTTTTGACTTTCCAAGCTTAGCTGATGAATAGATACCATCATGGATAGAATCTCCACCTGCGTTTTGTAGATTTCCACGGTGAGCATCAGCTCTTCTTTGATGAGAATGTACATATCTTCACGGGTTGGTATGGGAGATGGGGCTGCTGTGGGTGCCGCATGGGCTGCCACATTAAAAACTAATGACATCACTATCATACTGAGTATTGATTTCACGATTCCTCCTTATCAAGAACGGGTGAATATCTGACCAATAATCTAACCTATTACCGTTGGATGGCAAAATTATTTGTTTTAGTGCCAAGTTGATTGTTTTTTGTTTTCGGACATTTGCGACATCTCAATGGGTTTGCTGTAGCGCAGCATGCCGATGCTGCGGGTGGGAACAGTTTCGCAGGATCGGCGTTTCCGGACAGGTTCAAGGACTCCGCAGCATCGGCATGCTGTGCTACTTTCTCCTTAGCATTACGGAGTCAATACGGACTTAGTCCGTAATGAGTCCGTATTGATTCCGTAATGCTAAGGGGGAACGTGTCCCGTCCATTCTGGCGAAGGCTGGAATCCAGTCTATGACTTAAACATCTGCCAGACAAAGACTTT is a window of Candidatus Cloacimonadaceae bacterium DNA encoding:
- a CDS encoding OmpA family protein; translation: MKSILSMIVMSLVFNVAAHAAPTAAPSPIPTREDMYILIKEELMLTVEIYKTQVEILSMMVSIHQLSLESQNDEFSNQIEEFRRLKQYEGKFNAERFALLQEQLNKAREDLSGVNLILQQHVLKVKQAEVKIQENFDNINKLAQQFIKEVESNKKPDLPPAILKTMKESFTGMSKAIVATGLDKKATDLFMRAVDDYVKFESSYDENQGDILQNQMLMLQSYSSAESAHSQYADMETYLNGLRKMLDAETARKNELQRRLDELKKMPMGKTYEDKIYFASGSVTLSLEAIRILNKFAASVPSDDDYEIMITGFADTTPIGAKLKHKYASNWELSLARSSAVVNYMLEKLKFPPEKIIIAGKGQYAPNQDTDAKDLSRRVEFRFVPKSK